Proteins encoded in a region of the Sugiyamaella lignohabitans strain CBS 10342 chromosome B, complete sequence genome:
- the DHR2 gene encoding Dhr2p (Predominantly nucleolar DEAH-box ATP-dependent RNA helicase; required for 18S rRNA synthesis; GO_component: GO:0005730 - nucleolus [Evidence IEA]; GO_component: GO:0005730 - nucleolus [Evidence IDA] [PMID 10982841]; GO_component: GO:0005634 - nucleus [Evidence IEA]; GO_function: GO:0005524 - ATP binding [Evidence IEA,IEA]; GO_function: GO:0008026 - ATP-dependent helicase activity [Evidence IEA]; GO_function: GO:0003723 - RNA binding [Evidence IEA]; GO_function: GO:0003724 - RNA helicase activity [Evidence IDA] [PMID 10982841]; GO_function: GO:0004386 - helicase activity [Evidence IEA,IEA]; GO_function: GO:0016787 - hydrolase activity [Evidence IEA]; GO_function: GO:0003676 - nucleic acid binding [Evidence IEA]; GO_function: GO:0000166 - nucleotide binding [Evidence IEA]; GO_process: GO:0006200 - ATP catabolic process [Evidence IEA]; GO_process: GO:0000462 - maturation of SSU-rRNA from tricistronic rRNA transcript (SSU-rRNA, 5.8S rRNA, LSU-rRNA) [Evidence IMP] [PMID 16449634]; GO_process: GO:0006364 - rRNA processing [Evidence IEA]; GO_process: GO:0042254 - ribosome biogenesis [Evidence IDA,TAS] [PMID 10982841]), with amino-acid sequence MGPRKHMKFGDDGDGPVVANKHASSVLPETRTYGRNQSKNKLGNLKSRQSFGKLVKNSRAGLEIEDESSGVESSGPVLGPVSLERLKGYQNGNLSEDSKFHTSSGMDEDEDEDGEESSQELNGKETKILVEGSFTNGNGHANGKSKENGNGNRKDIQNGGQHRKLASKPNGRVVYYDDSEEEDDSRDMSKTPGNYSPAALKSTKLQLLKDRRGLPVYQARTQIIDHLSANEVTVLLAETGSGKSTQIPQLIYEYIGSKESPERIAITQPRRVAAINLATRVSQEMGVPLGEKVGYTVRFQNKSGPATHIKYLTDGMLLRELMLDSDLKRYSTIILDEAHERTVLTDLLMGLLKRLLDKRRGSKRPLKLIVMSATLDAEKFSKFFNNAEILYVEGKMYPVQRYYLSKPIDDIVDGVVQTVVQINMSELTGDILAFLPGQDEIDKSVDRLQAIATSLPKEAPLIVPVPLYASLPPAQQQKAFEKLPARRRKIILATNIAETSLTIPGVRYVVDSGLRKVRVWKPSLGLDTLFTTPISQASAAQRMGRAGREAPGKCYRLFTEATYTQDLRPQTEPEILRCDIASTILMLKRAGIDDVINFDWVESPDKKAITSSLVKLYGLKALNDQGKITALGEKMVVLPVSPHLAAVLIHASSDPTLLNAVIDIVACLSIEDLMINPHPDKRDEINQKRRELFTSSQEHGDLIMIKEMYDMYRELTDRREQKEWCQQVGVNPRSIRNVALVRQQLARYMNLTIDDESYPTSAESIIKCFLHGFISNSALGLPDRRYKTVLTAQPLSIHPSSSMFGRKVEAIMYIEYVFTTKPYARLVSPIQIEWLQEVAPHLLSRRSIGTN; translated from the coding sequence ATGGGGCCACGAAAGCATATGAAGTTTGGCGACGATGGTGATGGACCGGTTGTCGCCAACAAACATGCCAGTTCTGTTTTGCCAGAAACCAGAACCTACGGACGCAACCAGTCTAAAAACAAACTTGGCAACCTGAAAAGCAGGCAGTCATTTGGAAAACTGGTGAAAAACTCTCGTGCTGGTCTTGAAATAGAGGACGAGTCTAGCGGGGTTGAAAGCAGTGGTCCTGTATTGGGGCCTGTGAGTCTGGAACGTCTCAAAGGATATCAAAATGGTAACTTGAGCGAAGATAGCAAATTTCACACCAGCAGTGGCAtggacgaagatgaagatgaagacggAGAAGAGTCAAGCCAAGAATTAAATGGCAAAGAGACTAAGATTCTTGTAGAGGGGTCTTTTACTAATGGTAATGGTCATGCGAATGGCAAGagcaaagaaaatggtAATGGTAATAGAAAGGATATACAAAATGGCGGCCAACATCGCAAGTTAGCAAGTAAGCCAAATGGTCGAGTAGTATATTATGACGAttcggaagaagaagatgacaGTCGTGATATGAGTAAGACCCCAGGCAATTATTCACCAGCTGCTCTGAAATCAACTAAACTACAACTACTGAAAGATAGAAGAGGGTTACCTGTCTACCAGGCTCGAACCCAAATTATCGACCATCTGTCAGCCAATGAAGTCACAGTCTTGCTGGCTGAAACTGGTAGTGGTAAATCAACACAAATTCCCCAGTTGATATATGAATATATTGGAAGCAAGGAGTCTCCAGAACGGATTGCCATTACCCAGCCTCGTCGTGTCGCAGCCATCAACCTAGCCACCCGTGTCAGTCAAGAAATGGGTGTTCCTTTGGGCGAAAAAGTCGGTTATACAGTCCGGTTTCAGAATAAATCGGGCCCTGCTACTCATATCAAGTACCTGACCGATGGTATGCTGTTACGAGAATTGATGTTGGATTCGGACTTAAAGCGATATTCTACTATCATCCTCGATGAAGCTCACGAAAGAACAGTGCTAACCGATTTATTGATGGGCTTATTAAAACGATTACTAGATAAACGAAGAGGGTCTAAACGGCCATTGAAGCTCATAGTCATGTCAGCCACATTAGATGCTGAAAAGTTTagcaaattcttcaatAACGCCGAGATTCTTTACGTAGAGGGTAAGATGTACCCAGTACAACGATATTACTTGTCGAAACCAATTGATGACATCGTTGATGGTGTGGTTCAAACAGTGGTGCAAATCAATATGTCTGAACTTACTGGTGATATTTTAGCATTTCTGCCGGGCCAGGACGAGATCGATAAATCTGTTGATAGGTTACAGGCCATTGCCACTAGTTTACCCAAAGAGGCACCTCTTATCGTTCCGGTTCCTTTATATGCATCTTTACCACcagctcaacaacaaaaagcatttgaaaaattaccggctagaagaagaaaaatcaTTCTAGCAACTAATATTGCTGAAACTTCACTGACTATTCCGGGTGTTCGCTATGTAGTGGACTCCGGATTACGTAAAGTCCGTGTGTGGAAACCCAGTCTAGGACTCGACACTCTATTTACAACTCCCATTTCACAGGCCAGTGCTGCTCAAAGAATGGGTCGTGCTGGTCGTGAGGCCCCTGGTAAATGTTATCGGTTATTCACGGAAGCTACATACACCCAGGATCTTCGACCACAAACAGAGCCAGAAATTCTCAGGTGTGACATTGCCAGCACGATCCTAATGCTCAAGAGAGCTGGTATTGACGATGTTATAAACTTCGACTGGGTCGAGTCTCCTGATAAGAAGGCCATCACCTCCTCGCTGGTCAAACTATACGGTCTCAAAGCACTTAATGATCAAGGGAAAATCACTGCTTTGGGCGAGAAGATGGTAGTATTGCCTGTATCACCCCACCTGGCAGCAGTTCTGATCCATGCCTCTTCTGACCCTACACTTCTCAATGCTGTTATAGATATAGTGGCATGTCTTTCTATCGAAGATCTAATGATAAATCCACACCCAGACAAACGAGATGAGATTAATCAGAAACGACGTGAGCTGTTCACGTCGAGTCAGGAGCATGGAGATCTGATTATGATCAAGGAGATGTACGATATGTACAGAGAGCTCACCGATAGGCGAGAGCAGAAAGAGTGGTGCCAGCAGGTAGGTGTCAACCCTAGATCCATTAGAAATGTCGCTCTTGTGCGCCAGCAGCTTGCTCGATATATGAATCTTACCATTGACGACGAATCGTACCCGACCAGCGCCGAGTCCATCATCAAATGCTTTCTTCACGGATTCATCTCCAACTCGGCACTTGGCCTTCCCGACCGCAGATACAAAACGGTCCTCACAGCACAACCACTCTCCATCCACCCGTCCTCATCAATGTTTGGCCGCAAAGTCGAGGCTATAATGTACATAGAATATGTCTTCACGACAAAACCCTACGCCCGACTGGTCAGTCCCATCCAAATCGAATGGCTCCAAGAAGTAGCCCCTCACCTCCTATCCCGTAGGTCCATAGGCACCAACTAA
- the RIM9 gene encoding Rim9p (Plasma membrane hypothetical protein; involved in the proteolytic activation of Rim101p in response to alkaline pH; interacts with Rim21p and Dfg16p to form a pH-sensing complex in the Rim101 pathway and is required to maintain Rim21p levels; has similarity to A. nidulans PalI; GO_component: GO:0016021 - integral component of membrane [Evidence IEA]; GO_component: GO:0016021 - integral component of membrane [Evidence ISM] [PMID 12192589]; GO_component: GO:0016020 - membrane [Evidence IEA]; GO_component: GO:0005886 - plasma membrane [Evidence IEA,IEA]; GO_component: GO:0005886 - plasma membrane [Evidence IDA] [PMID 23019326]; GO_function: GO:0003674 - molecular_function [Evidence ND]; GO_process: GO:0030437 - ascospore formation [Evidence IMP] [PMID 8417990]) produces MAIRFKAATSLSVILFVAFALELLAVLSVPLTSKITLSTFENYRFGVFGYCNTDTNTCTKASIGYNISESDNKFRLPSSARRSLSNLLIVHVVAAGLTFILFICALLAHVHGPGSSQRYLLCMLILSLPSFLISLLAFLVDILLFVSHMDWGGWIMLAATVLTALSGIILCLMRRTLSSQKAMKRRANANANAELQDFSFSPTKFQDESFPAVSSRPYSEIKFQPTTISSEDNVPLNRTETDRAGDYSFNSVANDSSSYVHDRTPSPSREYRHGTGFPYRSGYTQAGDGLSNQLEFISPQAVSNTPSRYNRPQMDTSSSTPTRPPVAHPQVIPAGTYMPGVEDTSDSNYPPNVVPLPRIREVQQQQPQIHQRDAQAGDNGTYFQQVQPQAVYREYPQGTPNEGSLAPTQHTPVNEGGTVYNSGSIRPMNRRPSGPRMPPAATSNELIPDVPQLRPENAEYIPPRQAWKQKQEDVQQQQAQQHVQHDYYQPQVQSELEPELSRPTQSPPHTQRRRPSDNYRQFYTEDEQNEVYGGQDERTPLQPPGANEQAAYREPGSPAASDTSSHYTSISQRPINPQFYQPQRGPDRSELVLENNPDFNLGLPTTSRKKNNGGPRGPRGPAGRSNRLPAASSSNEGPYGFSR; encoded by the coding sequence ATGGCTATTCGGTTCAAGGCAGCGACCTCGCTGTCAGTAATCCTTTTTGTGGCATTTGCTCTCGAGCTCTTAGCTGTGCTATCAGTACCCCTGACATCTAAAATCACACTTTCGACGTTTGAAAATTATCGTTTTGGAGTTTTTGGATATTGTAATACTGATACGAATACCTGTACGAAGGCCAGTATTGGTTATAATATTTCAGAAAGTGATAACAAATTTAGACTTCCTTCAAGTGCAAGACGAAGTCTGTCCAATTTGTTGATTGTTCATGTGGTAGCAGCGGGTCTCACGTTTATCCTTTTTATCTGTGCTTTACTCGCACATGTTCATGGTCCAGGGTCTTCGCAAAGATACTTGCTATGCATGTTAATTCTGTCTTTGCCAtcatttttgatttctttattGGCCTTTTTGGTTGatattcttctttttgtgTCTCATATGGACTGGGGAGGATGGATCATGCTTGCTGCTACTGTATTGACAGCTCTCTCAGGTATTATACTGTGTCTTATGAGACGTACTCTTTCCTCGCAAAAGGCTATGAAACGCCGAGCTAATGCCAATGCAAATGCCGAATTACAAGATTTCTCGTTCTCGCCCACCAAGTTCCAGGATGAATCGTTTCCTGCTGTCTCTTCTCGTCCATATTCCGAAATCAAATTCCAACCTACAACTATTTCCAGCGAGGATAATGTACCTCTTAATCGAACTGAAACTGATAGGGCTGGCGACTACTCTTTCAACTCTGTTGCTAATGATTCGTCGTCCTATGTCCATGACAGAACCCCATCGCCATCTCGTGAGTATAGACACGGTACGGGCTTTCCTTATCGCAGTGGCTATACACAAGCTGGTGATGGGTTGTCCAACCAATTGGAGTTTATTTCTCCTCAAGCTGTGTCAAACACGCCGAGCAGATACAATCGTCCCCAAATGGACACATCATCTTCCACGCCTACTCGGCCACCTGTTGCTCACCCACAGGTTATTCCTGCTGGTACCTATATGCCAGGAGTCGAGGATACATCTGATTCAAACTATCCTCCTAATGTTGTACCTCTACCAAGAATCAGGGAAgtgcaacaacaacagccacaaaTTCACCAAAGGGATGCGCAGGCTGGTGATAATGGCACATACTTTCAACAAGTGCAACCACAAGCTGTATACAGAGAGTACCCTCAAGGTACACCTAATGAGGGGTCTCTTGCTCCAACACAGCATACTCCTGTGAACGAGGGAGGTACCGTGTATAACAGTGGCAGCATACGACCAATGAACCGACGGCCCAGTGGCCCTAGAATGCCACCTGCTGCTACATCTAACGAACTAATCCCCGATGTTCCTCAGTTACGTCCTGAAAATGCTGAATACATACCACCCCGACAAGCGTGGAAACAGAAGCAAGAAGATgtgcaacagcaacaggcCCAGCAACATGTCCAACATGATTATTACCAACCACAAGTGCAGTCAGAGTTGGAACCTGAATTGTCACGACCAACTCAGTCGCCACCACACACGCAGCGCAGAAGACCTAGCGACAATTATCGACAATTCTACACTGAAGATGAACAAAACGAGGTGTATGGAGGTCAAGACGAGCGAACACCTCTACAGCCACCAGGTGCTAATGAACAAGCTGCATACAGAGAACCCGGttcaccagctgcttctgacaCCTCTTCTCACTATACGAGTATCAGCCAGCGACCCATTAACCCACAATTCTACCAGCCACAGCGTGGACCCGACCGTTCAGAGCTTGTACTGGAAAACAACCCAGACTTCAACCTAGGTCTACCGACAACCAGtaggaagaagaataatGGTGGACCTCGAGGCCCACGGGGACCTGCAGGCAGGTCCAACAGACTCCCCGCTGcttccagcagcaatgaGGGACCTTACGGATTTTCACGATAG